The following nucleotide sequence is from Mycobacterium sp. 3519A.
CCAGGTCGGCCAGTTCCAGTGCGCCGACGGTGACCGCGTCGTTGCCGGTGTTCGCTTTGATGTCGGCGGCAACCCGTGCACCGGCCTGCGTATCGCGCACTGCGAGCGTGACCGCTGCCCCCGCTGCCGCCAACGCGCGCGCGGTCTCGACGCCGATTCCCGAGGACGCGCCGGTGACGATCGCCCGCTTGCCGGTCAGGTCGACACCCGCGATGACCTCCGCAGCCGTCGACGAGGCGCCGAACGGTGTGGTGATCACGCCAACGCCCCGGCGATCGCCGACTCGGCCTGCGCCGCGACGCGCGCGACGACCGTGCTCGCGGAATCCATTTCGGCGACCAGGTCGACGGCTTCACCGGCCCAGATCGGCAGGTAGTCGCGGTCACCGCGGGCGGCGGCGGCATCGAACTCCGCCATCGCAGCTTCGTCGGATTCCAACTCGGCTTCCCGTCCCTGCCAGACATCGGTGAAGCGGTTGCGCAGTGTGCGCGCCGGATAGCGGGCAGGCCAACCCGCGTGTGTGGCGATGTCCAAGACGCGGCCGCGGACGGTGTCGGACGCGTGCGCCGCGGTGATGGCCTTCACCTCGTCGGGGTCGAGCAACGCCTCGGGGGTGGCCTCGAACCTGGTGCCGATCATCGCCCCCGCGGCGCCGAGCATCAGCGCGGCCGCCAGTCCGCGGCCGTCGGCGATACCGCCCGCGGCCAGCACCGGCGTCGCGCCGGCAATGTCCACCACCGCGGGCACGAACGGCAGCGTCGCCCGGCCTCCGCCGTGCCCGCCTGCCTCCGAGCCTTGCGCCACAATGACATTCGCACCGACTTCCAGTGCGCGCCGCGCTTCGTCCAGGGACGTCACCTGCACCATCAGCGCGACGCCCTCGGCGCGGATCATCGGCGCGAACGGCGCGGGATCGCCGAACGACAGCATGACGGCCGCCGGTGACCAGTTCAGGGCCGCCTCGACCGCTCGTTCGTCGATGGCCCATGTCAAAAAGCCGATGCCCCACGGCCTCGACGTCGCCGCCTTGGCCAGTTCACATTCCCGGTCCAGCCACTGCACATCGCCGCGGCCCGCACCGATCAGGCCGAGCCCTCCGCCCTCGGACACCGCGCCCGCCAACGCGCCGCCCGAGACCCCGCCCATCGGGGCCAGCACGACGGGATGGTCGATGCCGAAGATTGACGTCAGTGCCGTGCGCAGCGCCATGTGTCGAACTGTAGGCGTCGCGGCTAGATGGTATGGGGGTTGACTCGAGGTTAAAGGCCTCGGGCTGGAATCGGACGTGGGTTGCCTTGGGTGGGTGAAAGCATAGAGATGTTCCACGTGGTCGTCGCGCCGCCGTCGTAGAAGGTGTAGTCGCCGTCGAGGCGATCGTCCGCCCATGCGGGGCACGCCCAATCCGACGGCGGTGCAGGCGGCGGCGACGACGGCTGCCAGCGCACGAGTTAACGCCATCGTGGCCGTAGCCCCGCTCGTCGACGGCCCGGCACGATATCGCCGAGATTGAGGTCAGCTTCCCTCCATGGGCTGAGCCGATGCGGATCACAATGGACCGACGGGCACGATCTCGGCCGCGCCCATCCGGGCACCGTCGGCGGTCTCGTCGTCGGGCATGGTCTGGCTTTCCCGCTCGGCCGCGACCCGCGCGAGGTAGTGGCTGATTTCCAGCGCCTTATGCTCGTCGGACCATCCCAGCAGCGGCGACATCAGATCGGCGACCTCCCGACAGGAATCGGTGCCCCGGTCGAAGGTCTCTATCGAGATCCGCGTCCGGCGGCACAACACGTCGTCGAGATGTAGCGCACCCTCGTGGGTGGTGGCGTATACCACCTCTGCGCGTAGGTAGTCATCGGCAGCGGGCAGGGGGGAGCCCAAGGCCGGGTCATCGCGAATGAGGCCGAGTACCTCGCCGATCATCGATCCGTGCCGGTTGAGCAGATGGGCGATCCGCGGCTCGCTCAGACCCGAGTTCGCGGCCAGCTGGTGGCGGGCGTTCCACAGCGCGTGGTAACCGTCGGCACCCAGTAGCGGCACGTTCTGCGTCATAGAGTTCGGGATCCTGCGGTCGAAGGCCTGCCCCAAACCGTGCACGGCCTCGTCGACCGCATCCTTGGCCATCACCCGGTACGTGGTGTACTTGCCGCCCGCGATCACCACCAGGCCAGGGACACTGTGACCGACGGCGTGTTCCCGCGACAATGTGGAGGTATCCGCGGATTCACCGGCAAGAAGCGGGCGCAGACCCGCGTAGACACCCTCGACGTCGGCTTCGGTCAGCGGTGCCCGCAGCACAGCGTTGACCTGGCCGAGCAGGTAGCGGATATCCTTCAGGCTGGCCGCCGGATGTGCCTTGTCGAGCGACCATTCGGTATCGGTGGTTCCGATGATCCAGTGTCGGCCCCACGGGATGACGAACAGGACCGACTTCTCGGTCCGCAGGATGATCCCGGTGGAAGACCGTATTCGGTCACGAGGGACGACCAGATGAATTCCCTTGCTCGCTCGGACATGGAATTGTCCGCGCTCGTTGGCCAGCCCCTGCGTTTCGTCGGTCCAGACGCCGGTGGCGTTGATCACCTGGCGCGCCCGCACCGGGTAGGTGCGATTCGACTCCAGATCGACGACGCGGACCCCGGTGACGCGTTCACCCTCGCGGATGAGATCCACCACCCGGGTGCGGGTCGCGATCCGCGCGCCGTATGCGGCCGCGGTGCGCGCGATCGTCATGGTGTGCCTGGCATCGTCGACCTGGGCGTCGGAGTACACCAGTGCGCCGACAAGCGCATCCTTGCTCAGGGATGGAGCCGCTCGCAACGCGCCGCGACGGGTGAGGTGCCGGTGCAGCGGGATCCCGGCTCCGTGTCCGGACGCCTTGGACATCGCGTCGTAGAGCGTGAGCCCGGCGGCGGTGTAGATGCGCTCCCATCCCCGATGCCTGAGCGGGTAGAGAAATTTCACGGGCTTCACCAGGTGTGGCGCCAGCTTCTCGAGCATCAGCCCGCGTTCGGACAGCGCCTCGGCGACCAACCGGAAATCCAGCATCTCCAGGTAGCGAAGACCGCCGTGGATCAACTTGCTCGACCGGCTGGAGGTGCCCGAGGCGAGATCGCGGGCTTCGACCAGCCCTACTTTCAAGCCCCGGGTGGCCGCATCGAGCGCGGCGCCAGCACCGACGACCCCACCGCCGATCACCACGATGTCGAGCGGGTTGGCCGCGAGGTCCGCCAGTGCGGCCGCGCGATTGGCAGGGGAGAGCGCCACCGCCTCCATATCGGTACCTTGTCTTTCGTATTCGTCTGGGGCGCTTACGGATTGCCGGCGTCAGCCGACGTCGACCCAGTCCAGCGTGCGCTCGACGGCCTTACGCCATTGCCCATACCCCGTCTCGCGTTGTTCGTCGGACCAGGTCGGTTGCCAACGTTTGTCTTCGAGCCAGTTCTTGCGCAGTTCGTCGGTGTTCTTCCAGAAGCCGACGGCCAACCCGGCCGCGTACGCCGAGCCCAGCGCGGTGGTTTCGGCAACGACGGGCTTGACCACGTCGACGCCGAGCACATCAGCTTGGATCTGCATGCAGAGGTCGTTGGCGGTGATACCACCGTCGACCTTCAAGACCTCCAGGTGTACACCGGAGTCCGCCTCCATCGCATCGACGACGTCGCGGCTCTGGTAGCAGATCGCCTCGAGCGTCGCGCGGGCGACATGGGCGTTGTTGTTGAACCGCGAAAGTCCGACGATCGCGCCGCGCGCATCCGAGCGCCAATAGGGTGCAAACAGGCCGGAAAACGCCGGCACGAAGTAGACCCCTCCGTTGTCGGGGACTTGTCGGGCCAGCGTCTCCGATTGTGCTGCGCCACTGATGATTCCCATCTGATCACGCAACCACTGCACTGCTGACCCCGTAACGGCGATCGATCCCTCCAGCGCATACACGGCGTCGGCGTCGCCCAATTTGTAGGCAACCGTGGTCAAAAGCCCGGCTTTGGAACGCACGATGTCGGTTCCCGTGTTGAGTAACATGAAATTGCCTGTGCCGTAGGTGTTCTTGGCCTCACCGGGTGCGAAACACACCTGCCCGACGGTGGCAGCCTGCTGATCGCCGAGCGCGCCGGTGAGCGGTACTTCACCGCCGAGTGGGCCGTCGGCGAGGGTGACACCATAGGGTTCGGGCGACGACGAAGGCACGATCCTGGGCAGCATCTGCCGGGGGATGCCGAACAAAGCCAGCAGTTCGTCGTCCCAATCGAGGGTTTCCAGGTTCATCAACATGGTGCGACTGGCATTGGTCACGTCGGTGACGTGTGTGCCAACGCTGGCGCCGCCGGTGAGGTGCCACAGCAGCCACGAGTCGGTGTTGCCGAATAGCGCGTCACCGTTCTCGGCGGCCGCGCGGACGCCGTCGACGTTGTCGAGGATCCACTGAATCTTGCCGCCGGAGAAATAGGTGGCCGGCGGCAGACC
It contains:
- the glpK gene encoding glycerol kinase GlpK, encoding MPDFVGSVDQGTTSTRFMVFDHGGNVVAQHQLEHQQILPRAGWVEHNPVEIWERTSSVIQTALGTSGLVSSDLAALGITNQRETTVVWNRHTGRPYYNAIVWQDTRTDRIASALDADGHRETIRHKAGLPPATYFSGGKIQWILDNVDGVRAAAENGDALFGNTDSWLLWHLTGGASVGTHVTDVTNASRTMLMNLETLDWDDELLALFGIPRQMLPRIVPSSSPEPYGVTLADGPLGGEVPLTGALGDQQAATVGQVCFAPGEAKNTYGTGNFMLLNTGTDIVRSKAGLLTTVAYKLGDADAVYALEGSIAVTGSAVQWLRDQMGIISGAAQSETLARQVPDNGGVYFVPAFSGLFAPYWRSDARGAIVGLSRFNNNAHVARATLEAICYQSRDVVDAMEADSGVHLEVLKVDGGITANDLCMQIQADVLGVDVVKPVVAETTALGSAYAAGLAVGFWKNTDELRKNWLEDKRWQPTWSDEQRETGYGQWRKAVERTLDWVDVG
- a CDS encoding nitronate monooxygenase family protein; translation: MALRTALTSIFGIDHPVVLAPMGGVSGGALAGAVSEGGGLGLIGAGRGDVQWLDRECELAKAATSRPWGIGFLTWAIDERAVEAALNWSPAAVMLSFGDPAPFAPMIRAEGVALMVQVTSLDEARRALEVGANVIVAQGSEAGGHGGGRATLPFVPAVVDIAGATPVLAAGGIADGRGLAAALMLGAAGAMIGTRFEATPEALLDPDEVKAITAAHASDTVRGRVLDIATHAGWPARYPARTLRNRFTDVWQGREAELESDEAAMAEFDAAAARGDRDYLPIWAGEAVDLVAEMDSASTVVARVAAQAESAIAGALA
- a CDS encoding glycerol-3-phosphate dehydrogenase/oxidase, whose amino-acid sequence is MEAVALSPANRAAALADLAANPLDIVVIGGGVVGAGAALDAATRGLKVGLVEARDLASGTSSRSSKLIHGGLRYLEMLDFRLVAEALSERGLMLEKLAPHLVKPVKFLYPLRHRGWERIYTAAGLTLYDAMSKASGHGAGIPLHRHLTRRGALRAAPSLSKDALVGALVYSDAQVDDARHTMTIARTAAAYGARIATRTRVVDLIREGERVTGVRVVDLESNRTYPVRARQVINATGVWTDETQGLANERGQFHVRASKGIHLVVPRDRIRSSTGIILRTEKSVLFVIPWGRHWIIGTTDTEWSLDKAHPAASLKDIRYLLGQVNAVLRAPLTEADVEGVYAGLRPLLAGESADTSTLSREHAVGHSVPGLVVIAGGKYTTYRVMAKDAVDEAVHGLGQAFDRRIPNSMTQNVPLLGADGYHALWNARHQLAANSGLSEPRIAHLLNRHGSMIGEVLGLIRDDPALGSPLPAADDYLRAEVVYATTHEGALHLDDVLCRRTRISIETFDRGTDSCREVADLMSPLLGWSDEHKALEISHYLARVAAERESQTMPDDETADGARMGAAEIVPVGPL